In the genome of Bacillus sp. S3, one region contains:
- a CDS encoding acyl-CoA carboxylase subunit beta, which produces MAATNTLNEQLNENRKKIEAGGQPKYHEKLKEQRKLFVRDRLALLFDEGKYEEDGKFANFQAGNLPADGVITAIGKINGQTVCVMANDSTIKAGSWGARTVEKIIRIQETAEKLKVPLFYLVDSAGARITDQLEMFPNRRGAGKIFHNQVKLSGMIPQVCILFGPSAAGGAYIPAFCDIVIMVDQNASMYLGSPRMAEKVIGEKVTLEEMGGARMHCTISGCGDVLAASEEEAIASAKTYISYFPASFKDKSKITEGEAAKEGRELEAIIPENQNAPFDMKECIDRLVDNASFYEIKKLFAPELITGLARINGRAIGIIANQPKVKGGVLFVDSADKAAKFIQLCDAFHIPLLFLADVPGFMIGTKVERAGIIRHGAKLIAAMSSATVPKISVIVRKAYGAGLYAMAGPAFEPDCCIALPTAQIAVMGPEAAVNAVYSNKINEIDDPKERIAYVQEKHKEYKEHIDIYKLASELIVDEIVAPSELRDVLIQRFAYYETKELTFSVRKHPVYPV; this is translated from the coding sequence ATGGCAGCGACTAATACGTTAAATGAGCAATTAAATGAAAATAGGAAAAAAATTGAAGCTGGCGGTCAGCCAAAATACCATGAAAAATTGAAAGAACAAAGAAAATTGTTTGTGCGTGACCGGTTAGCATTATTATTCGATGAGGGAAAATATGAAGAGGATGGGAAATTTGCCAACTTTCAGGCTGGTAATCTACCCGCCGATGGTGTCATAACGGCAATCGGTAAAATTAATGGGCAGACTGTATGTGTCATGGCCAATGATTCGACGATTAAAGCAGGTTCCTGGGGGGCACGAACCGTTGAAAAAATAATCCGGATTCAAGAAACAGCGGAAAAGTTAAAGGTTCCATTATTTTATCTTGTCGATTCTGCAGGTGCGAGAATCACCGACCAATTAGAGATGTTTCCAAATCGACGCGGGGCAGGGAAAATCTTTCATAATCAAGTAAAGCTCTCCGGAATGATTCCGCAAGTTTGTATTCTGTTTGGCCCTTCTGCAGCCGGAGGAGCGTACATCCCGGCATTTTGTGATATTGTCATCATGGTTGATCAAAACGCTTCGATGTATTTGGGTTCACCACGCATGGCGGAAAAGGTGATTGGGGAAAAGGTAACACTCGAAGAAATGGGTGGTGCCCGTATGCACTGTACCATTAGTGGCTGCGGCGATGTTCTAGCCGCTAGTGAGGAAGAGGCAATTGCATCAGCCAAAACATACATTAGCTATTTTCCCGCCAGCTTTAAGGACAAATCAAAAATAACTGAGGGCGAGGCTGCAAAGGAGGGCCGTGAACTGGAAGCCATTATTCCGGAAAACCAAAATGCCCCTTTTGATATGAAAGAATGTATCGACCGACTAGTAGACAATGCTAGCTTTTATGAAATAAAAAAATTATTTGCACCAGAATTAATAACAGGATTAGCTAGAATAAATGGAAGAGCTATTGGGATCATTGCTAATCAGCCAAAGGTTAAAGGCGGGGTTTTATTTGTCGATTCAGCTGATAAAGCAGCAAAATTCATCCAGCTCTGCGATGCTTTCCATATTCCATTATTATTCCTGGCAGATGTCCCCGGATTTATGATTGGTACAAAAGTAGAACGGGCCGGTATTATCCGTCACGGTGCAAAATTGATAGCAGCCATGAGTTCGGCAACAGTACCGAAAATCTCGGTAATTGTTAGAAAAGCGTATGGTGCAGGACTATATGCGATGGCTGGTCCCGCGTTTGAACCTGATTGCTGTATCGCTCTTCCTACTGCTCAAATCGCTGTGATGGGTCCGGAAGCAGCAGTAAATGCTGTATATTCGAATAAAATTAATGAAATTGATGATCCAAAAGAAAGAATTGCCTATGTTCAAGAAAAACATAAAGAATATAAAGAACATATCGACATATACAAACTGGCATCAGAGCTAATCGTCGATGAAATTGTGGCACCATCTGAATTAAGAGATGTGCTTATACAGCGATTTGCTTATTATGAAACAAAAGAATTAACCTTTAGTGTCAGAAAGCATCCCGTTTATCCAGTATAA
- a CDS encoding 2-dehydropantoate 2-reductase, translating into MKVGIIGAGSIGLLFASYISKVFEVTIYTRTTEQADEINQNGILLRKGGEERIALVRAMPMTTWEGSEELTIIAVKQYQLPAIIEKLGQVTVVLENMLFLQNGMGHLKLLEDIRVNNLILGSVEHGALRENSYTVSHNGEGVTNAAVFRGETAPFQQFIAVMPSEFPFVFQENYHEMLVKKLIVNAVINPLTAILQVKNGKLIENQFYFHAVKKLFTEISFILDLKRPEDELMLVVDICKKTADNRSSMLKDLEANRLTEVDAILGFLIEKAKKQDKKAPQIESLYYLIKGKEQVGGEDR; encoded by the coding sequence ATGAAGGTTGGAATAATTGGTGCTGGTTCAATTGGATTATTATTTGCATCCTACATTAGTAAAGTATTTGAGGTAACGATTTACACGAGGACAACGGAGCAGGCAGACGAGATTAATCAAAATGGCATCTTGCTGCGTAAAGGAGGAGAGGAACGAATCGCTTTGGTCAGAGCTATGCCAATGACAACTTGGGAAGGATCTGAAGAGTTAACCATTATTGCTGTCAAACAATATCAACTTCCAGCGATTATCGAGAAGCTGGGCCAAGTAACTGTCGTTCTTGAAAATATGTTATTTCTACAAAATGGAATGGGTCATTTAAAGCTGCTTGAAGATATCAGGGTAAATAATTTAATTCTTGGATCGGTTGAACATGGAGCCTTAAGAGAAAATTCGTATACCGTAAGCCATAATGGTGAAGGGGTAACAAATGCAGCCGTTTTCCGAGGGGAAACTGCACCGTTCCAGCAATTTATTGCAGTTATGCCTTCCGAGTTTCCATTTGTTTTTCAAGAGAATTATCATGAGATGCTTGTAAAAAAACTAATTGTCAACGCAGTCATAAATCCATTGACTGCCATCCTTCAAGTGAAAAATGGGAAATTAATTGAAAATCAGTTTTATTTTCATGCAGTAAAAAAGCTGTTTACGGAAATTTCCTTCATTTTGGACTTAAAACGCCCGGAGGATGAGCTAATGCTAGTTGTTGATATTTGTAAAAAGACGGCCGACAACCGCTCTTCGATGCTAAAAGATCTTGAAGCAAATAGGTTGACAGAAGTAGATGCCATTTTAGGATTTTTAATAGAAAAAGCAAAGAAACAGGATAAGAAGGCTCCTCAAATCGA